The stretch of DNA ATTCCACTGAACTGCCATTTCAGCACCATGGTCATGGAAAGCGCTGCTTTGCAAAGAGGCTGTATTTCAATGGACCCTACTTAATAGTACAGATTAAATCGTACTGGATATTGCCTAACGCTTGTCAAGGTGAGGCAAACGGTTTATGCAACATGAATTTGATTGATACGTTTATTTTACTTGCAGTACACAATGCACATTATACCATACTGCTGGTTTTAGACTACTGAAACTCGCTTTCTGTCAAGATGTAGCCTACAGCTTCATGCAAGGTGTATTTTGTATGACATTTGTTGTCCACATATTTCTGGCATCTTGATTTACAATTCTCCTCAATACATTGCCCCTGATATGTTGATATAGCTTACATGAGATGGGTAAAGCGTTACAGCACTGTGCTTTATTCCATGCGTATTCACACCTTCCCAGATATGTCGGAAGGTGTTTGCTTCTTTAAAGTGTATCTGTTGTTCAGTAGATTGAACTCTGAGGGACGCTGTTGGTCAGTGTGTTGCAGTTTTAGAGCAGATTTGCAGCAGTACCTCCCCCACCATCTCGGTATATTAGAGAGAGCCGCCTGCAGAGCGCATTGTCCGGGTTACAGAGAACAGTAAGCACGGAGACACGGAGCTGATGTTATTTTGTACGAGAGACAGACCTACGGATTGTTGAGTAATTTTACTTGAATTTTTTGAACTTCAAAGGAATAGAATATCACAGACTTCTTTATGGATTATAATGTCCTTGTTTAATGTTGAAGGGAAAATGTCTGACAGAACAATGACACGGCAAGTACTGTTGTTTATCTCGGTCCTCTCTCTCAGTTCAGTGCACGGGCAGGTCAGTTACTCCATTCCCGAGGAAATGGCGAAAGGCTCTTTAGTTGGTAACATAGCGCAGGATTTAGGTTTAGATATCAATAGACTGAAATCAGGTAAAGCTCGTATTTATACTGGAGACAGCGCAGAATACATCGAGCTGAATAAAGAAAGGGGAGTTCTCCTCATCAAAGAGAGAATAGACCGTGAAGCTCTCTGCGGACAGACAACGCCTTGCGCTTTACATTTTCAAATTATTCTGGAGAACCCGATGGAATTGTATAGTATTACGGTTGAAATTACAGATATTAATGATAACCCTCCAACCTTTGAAAAAAACGAAATCAAATTCAAAATCAGCGAGTCTGCAGTCAATGGAGCAAAATTCGTGTTAGAGAGAGCAATGGATCTTGACGTCGGTATCAATGGCCTCCAAAGCTATACGTTGAAACCAACTGATAATTTCGCTCTGAAATTGGTTAATCAGGCAGATGGGAATAAGAAGGTTGAGATGGTTTTACAGAAACCTCTAGATCGAGAGAAGCATGAGGATGTTACTTTAGTGTTGACAGTTGTGGATGGTGGCGAGCCGCGTATGTCAGGGACAATGCAAATACTCATCACCGTCCTAGACGTCAATGATAATGCGCCTATTTTTACTCAGGAGTTTTACAAAGCAACTGTAACTGAGAATGCCCCAAAAGGTACAGTTATAACTTCCGTCAGCGCATCAGATGCAGATCATGGCTCAAACGGTAAAATTACGTATTCAATTACAAACACGTTAGATTATGTTCGTGGAATTATTGAAGTAAACGAGGACAACGGCGAGATTAGATTGATTGGAAATATTGATTATGAAAAGACACGGAATTTTCAGATCAATTTAAGGGCAAGTGATGACGGAGGACTTACAGATTCATGCAAAGTGATAGTTGAAGTAGTTGACACCAATGATAATAAGCCTAATATTAACATTATGTCTAAATCAAACGTGATCTCCGAAGATGCTCAAATCGATACAGTCTTAACGATGATCAATGTGCAAGACCCAGACTCTGGTGAAAATGGAAAAGTCCAATGTTCCATCAATGAAAACATTCCATTTGCGATGAAATCCTCGTCGAATAATTTCTttactgtagtaacagacagtgacTTGGACCAAGAGAGAGCCTCTGAGTATAACATCAGTGTGACGTGCTCTGATGAGGGAGTGCCTTCTCTCTCCAGCAGCGTCACTTTCACCTTACAGATATCAGATGTGAATGACAACGCGCCTGTCTTTGAGAGGAGCTCATATGAGGCCTACATTATAGAAAACAACACACCGGGCCTCTCTATATTCACAGTGAAAGCCAGAGACGCTGACTGGAACCAGAATGCCCGTGTTTCTTACATACTGGAGGACTCCTCGGTTAACGGAGTGCCCGTCTCCTCATATGTGTCCGTTAGTGCTGATAGTGGAGTCGTCCATTCAGTGCGCTCTTTTGACTACGAGCAGATCAAGGATTTCCAGTTCCGTGTAAAAGCGCAAGATGgaggctctcctcctctcagtagCAATGTGACTGTGAAAATAATGATCCAGGACCAGAATGACAACGCGCCTCAGGTTCTGTACCCAGTCCAGACTAGCAGCTCTCTGGTGGCTGAAATGGTCCCTCGTTCAGCAGATGTGGGCTATCTTGTCACTAAAGTGGTGGCTGTTGATGTGGACTCTGGACAGAACGCCTGGCTCTCGTATAAACTGCAGAAAGCGACAGACAGGGCACTGTTTGAAGTGGGTTTACAGAATGGAGAAATAAGAACTATACGTCAAGTCAATGATAAAGATGTTGTGAAACAAAGGCTCACTGTTGTAGTGGAGGACAACGGGCAGCCCTCTCGTTCAGCTACAGTCAATGTTAACGTGGCAGTAGCGGACAGCTTCCCTGAAGTGCTCTCGGAGTTCACTGACTTTACGCACGACAAGGACTACAATGACAACCTGACTTTTTACTTAGTCTTGGCTTTGGCTGTAGTTTCATTTATGTTCATCACATGTTTAGTGGTTATTATATCAGTGAAAATATACAGATGGAGACAGTCTCGCGTCCTCTATCATTCCAATCTCCCGGTTATTCCGTATTATCCACCGCGTTACGCAGACACTTTGGGGACAGGAACTCTACAGCACGTGTACAATTACGAGGTGTGCAGGACGACTGACTCCAGAAAGAGTGACTGTAAGTTCGTCAGACCCTGTAGTCAGAACGTACTGATAATGGACCCCAGTTCTACAGGGACGATGCAGCGGATGCAGAGTGAACAGAACATCCTGGATGAACCAGACTCCCCACTAGAGGTCTGTTATATTTTAATCAATATATTTTCCCTAAAAATACGATTTTCTGTTGTTTATCCATCGCGTGATTTTACCTGTTTGAAATCCAATACGCACCTACAAGATTTAATGGTCAGACATGCTCTTCATTCCGCTGATATGTGACCATTTCAGCACCATGGTCATGGACAGCGGAAGAGGCTGTATTTCAATGGGTGTCTTGTAGTTTCCTATATTAGCATAGTTTCAATTCATCCACATCTCACTGTCATGTTGGTTTCCATGGTCATTAACACTTAGGCCTGTATGTGTTGATATAGAGTGATAGTGCTGCATTTGATCCCAAGCAGATTCTAACCAGCCCAAATATCTTGTAATATTTTTCGTATTCTGTAGTTCAGTGAATTTAACTCAGAGGGACGCTGTTGGTCAGTGTGTTGCAGTTTTAGAGCAGATTTGCAGCAGTACCTCCCCCATCATCTCGATatattagagagagaaagagccgcACGCAGAGAACACAGTCCGGGTTACAGAGAACACTAAGCACAGAGACTCCGTACTGAGATTCTTTTGTTCTGGAGATACGGATTATTGGTAGAACATGTAGTTATTTTCTCGGTTTACATCTGAAGGAAATATACTATTCTCATAACGGATTATATGGTGCTTGTTGCTTCATGTTGAAGGGAAAATGTCTGACAGAACAATGACACGGCAAGTACTGTTGTTTATCTCGGTCCTCTCTCTCAGTTCAGTGCACGGGCAGGTCAGTTACTCCATTCCCGAGGAAATGGCGAAAGGCTCTTTAGTTGGTAACATAGCGCAGGATTTAGGTTTAGATATCAATAGACTGAAATCAGGTAAAGCTCGTATTTATACTGGAGACAGCGCAGAATACATCGAGCTGAACAAAGAACGGGGAGTTCTCCTCATCAAAGACAGAATAGACCGTGAAGCGCTCTGCGGACAGACGACGCCTTGTGCACTACATTTTCAGATTATTCTAGAGAACCCGATGGAATTTTACACCATAACTGTTGAGATAACGGATGTTAACGATAATAATCCATCATTCGAAAAGAGTGACGTACAATTTAAAATAAGCGAGTCTGCAGTCAGCGGAGCAAAATTTATATTAGACGGAGCAATGGATCAGGACGTCGGTATCAATGGCCTACAAAGATATACGTTGAAACCAGCCGATAATTTTGCTCTTGAATTGCATAATCAAGCCGATGGCAATAAAAACGTAGAGATGGTTTTAAAGAAACCTCTAGATCGTGAAAAAGTGGAACAAATATCTCTGATATTAACAGCAGTAGATGGAGGAGAGCCTCCGCTATCAGGAACAATGCAGATACTCATCACTGTACTAGACGCCAATGACAATCCACCCGTTTTTACGCAGCATATATATAAAGCTACCGTTACTGAGCACTCCCCTAAAGGAACACTTGTAACTTCAGTGAGCGCATCAGATGCCGATCATGGATCAAACAGCAAAGTAACCTATTCAGTTCGAAACACTTTAGATGATGTAAGAGAAATGTTTGACGTTAACGAGGACAACGGCGAGATTAGATTGATAGGAAATATTGATTACGAGAAGACACGACGTTTTCAGATCAGCCTGCGGGCAAGTGATGACGGAGGACTTACAGATTCATGCAAAGTGATAGTTGAAGTAGTTGACACCAATGATAATAAGCCTAATATTAACATTATGTCGAAATCAAACGTGATCTCCGAAGATGCTAAAGCTGGTACTGTCGTAACTATGATGAATATTCAAGACCCAGACTCTGGTGATAATGGCAGAGTGCAGTGCTCCATAAATGAAAACATTCCTTTTGCAATGAAATCAACATCAAATAATTTCTttactgtagtaacagacagtgacTTGGACCGAGAGAGAGCCCCTGAATATAACATCAGTGTGACGTGCTCTGATGAGGGAgtgccctctctctccagcagcgTCACTCTCACCTTACAGATATCAGATGTGAATGACAACGCGCCTGTCTTTGAGAGGAGCTCATATGAGGCCTACATTATAGAAAACAACACACCGGGCCTCTCTATATTCACAGTGAAAGCCAGAGACGCTGACTGGAACCAGAATGCCCGTGTTTCTTACATACTGGAGGAGTCCTCGGTTAACGGAGTGCCCGTCTCCTCATATGTGTCCGTTAGTGCTGATAGTGGAATCGTCCATTCAGTGCGCTCTTTTGACTACGAGCAGATCAAGGATTTCCAGTTCAGCGTAAAAGCGCAGGATGGAGGCTCCCCTCCTCTCAGTAGCAATGTGACTGTGAAAATAATGATCCAGGACCAGAACGACAACGCGCCTCAGGTTCTGTACCCAGTCCAGACTAGCAGCTCTCTGGTGGCTGAAATGGTGCCTCGTTCAGCAGATGTGGGCTATCTTGTCACTAAAGTGGTGGCTGTTGATGTGGACTCTGGACAGAACGCCTGGCTCTCGTATAAACTGCAGAAAGGGACAGACAGAGCGCTGTTTGAAGTGGGCTTACAGAATGGAGAAATAAGAACTATACGCCAAGTCAATGATAAAGATGCTGTGAAACAAAGGCTCACTGTTGTAGTGGAGGACAACGGGCAGTCCTCTCGTTCAGCTACAGTCAATGTTAACGTGGTGGTGGCGGACAGCTTCCCTGAAGTGCTCTCGGAGTTCACTGACTTTACGCACGACAAGGACTACAATGACAACCTGACTTTTTACTTAGTCTTGGCTTTGGCTGTAGTCTCATTTCTGTTCATCACATGTTTAGTGGTTATTATATCAGTGAAAATATACAGATGGAGACAGTCTCGCGTCCTCTATCATTCCAATCTCCCGGTTATTCCGTATTATCCACCGCGTTACGCAGATACTTTGGGGACAGGAACTCTACAGCACGTGTACAATTACGAGGTGTGCAGGACGACTGACTCCAGAAAGAGTGACTGTAAGTTCGTCAGACCCTGTAGTCAGAACGTTCTGATAATGGACCCCAGTTCTACAGGGACGATGCAGCGGATGCAGAGTGAACAGAACATCCTGGATGAACCAGACTCCCCACTAGAGGTCTGTTTTATTTGAGTCATTATCCTTCCCTTTAATCTAAGGTTGAACTGTGACATGTACATTTGTAACTATTTCTTGCGATTTTAGCTGTTTCTAAATCTTGTCTTTATACCTGCGAAGGTTCCATGGTCAGAAATGCTCTGAATTCCACTGATATTTGGCCATTTCAGCACCACGGTGGTGAACAGCGCTGCTCTCCAAAGCGGCTGTATTGCAATAGATCCTGTAACATAGTAAAGAGTGAATTATACAGGGATATTGCCTAACCTTTGTAAAGATGAGCAAACGTTTTCTGTACTAGAAATTGGATTCATAGGTATATACACGTTTTCTGTATCCTACAAAATCCACAGTAATACCATAGTGCTGGTTATAGTTGCAGAAAGTTGCTTTCTGTCCCGAGGATTAGTTTAGCGTAACGTGTATTTTGTTCGATATTTCTTGTCCACATACTACTGGCATCATGATTTACATTTGTCCTACATACATAGGCTGAAATGtgttaatatagtataatataatatatacattactgGGTTGGGTAAATCTTGATAGTGCTATGCTTTATTCCATGGAGATTCACACCTTCCCAAATATGTTGGAAGGTATTTCTTTTTAAGTATATTTGTAGTTGAGTGGATTGAACTCAGAGGGACGCTGTTGGTCAGTGTGTTGCAGTTTTAGAGCAGATTTGCAGCAGTACCTCCCCCACCATCTCGGTatattagagagagaaagagccgcACGCAGAGAACACAGTCCGGGTTACAGAGAACACTAAGCACCGAGACACCGTACTGAGATTCTTTTGTTCCAGAGTGGTGGAGTTTAGGGACATCTTTTTTTCGTCACTAAACAGTGAAAACTAATGGAATATCACGGCGTTCTTTACGGATTGTAACGTGTTTGTTGCTTGATATGGCAGAGAAAATGTCGGACAGAACAATGACAAGGCAAGTACTGTTGTTTATCTCGGTCCTCTCTCTCAGTTCAGTGCACGGGCAGATTAGTTACTCCATTCCGGAGGAAATGGCGAAAGGCTCTTTAGTCGGTAACATAGCGCAGGATTTAGGTTTAGATATTAAAAGACTGATATCAGGTAAAGCTCGTATTTTTACTGGAGACAGCGCGGAGTACATCGAGCTGAATAAAGAAAGGGGAGTTCTCCTCATCAAAGCGAGAATAGACCGTGAAGCTCTCTGCGGAATGACAACGCCTTGTGCATTGCATTTTCAGATAATTCTAGAAAATCCCATGGAATTCTTTCGAGTAACTGTTGAGATTACAGATGTAAACGATAATGCTCCTAGTTTTAAGAAGACGGAGAAACGTTTTGAAATCAGTGAGTCTGCAGTGATTGGCGCGACATTTATGCTGGAGATAGCAATAGATCCTGACGTTGATCTTAACGGTCTCCAGAGCTACACTCTTAAACCCATTGATCATTTTCATTTAAAACAAAAAAATCAACCCGATGGAAGTAAAAAGGTAGAGATGGTTTTGCAGCAGCCTTTAGATCGGGAGAAACAGGAGCAGCTATCTTTAGTGTTAACAGCTATAGATGGAGGCGAACCGCAGCGATCTGGAACAGTGCAGATACATGTTACAGTGTTAGATATAAACGACAATGCACCTGTTTTTACGCAGGAGATTTACAAAGCAACGGTTGTTGAGAATTCACCTAAAGGAGCCTTATTGGCCACTGTTAGCGCCTCTGATGCGGATAAAGGGTCTAATAGCATGGTCAGCTATTCTTTGTCCAGCAGCACTGATCTCTTTGAGTTAGACAGCGAAAGTGGTGAATTTAGACTAATCGGTCATATAGATTATGAAAAGGCAAAATATTATCAAATGTTTATAGAAGCAATGGACGAAGGAGGGCTTTCTGATTCCAGTAAAATAATCATAGATGTTATTGACGTCAATGACAACAGCCCCATTATTATTATAATGTCAAAGTCTAGTTCAATAGCGGAAGACTCTATCTCTAATACAGTTATAACCATGATCAGCGTAAACGACCCAGATTCTGAAAGTAACGGACAAGTACACTGTGGGATAAATGAAAACATTCCATTCACCATTAAATCCATATCCAACGCCTTTTACAGCCTGGTAACAGACAGTGACTTGGACCGAGAGAGAGCCTCTGAATATAACATCAGTGTGACGTGCTCTGATGAGGGAgtgccctctctctccagcagcgTCACTCTCACCTTACAGATATCAGATGTGAATGACAACGCGCCTGTCTTTGAGAGGAGCTCATATGAGGCCTACATTATAGAAAACAACACACCGGGCCTCTCTATATTCACAGTGAAAGCCAGAGACGCTGACTGGAACCAGAATGCCCGTGTTTCTTACATACTGGAGGACTCCTCGGTTAACGGAGTGCCCGTCTCCTCATATGTGTCCGTTAGTGCTGATAGTGGAGTCGTCCATTCAGTGCGCTCTTTTGACTACGAGCAGATCAGGGATTTCCAGATCCGCGTAAAAGCGCAGGATGgaggctctcctcctctcagtagCAATGTGACTGTGAAAATAATGATCCAGGACCAGAATGACAACGCGCCTCAGGTTCTGTACCCAGTCCAGACTAGCAGCTCTCTGGTGGCTGAAATGGTGCCTCGTTCAGCAGATGTGGGCTATCTTGTCACTAAAGTGGTGGCTGTTGATGTGGACTCTGGACAGAATGCCTGGCTCTCGTATAAACTGCAGAAAGCGACAGACAGGGCGCTGTTTGAAGTGGGCTCACAGAATGGAGAAATAAGAACTATACGCCAAGTAACTGATAAAGATGCTGTGAAACAAAGGCTCACTGTTGTAGTGGAGGACAACGGGCAGCCCTCTCGTTCAGCTACAGTCAATGTTAACGTGGCGGTTGCGGACAGCTTCCCTGAAGTGCTCTCAGAGTTCACTGACTTTACGCACGACGTGGAGTACAATGACAACCTGACGTTTTACTTAATATTGGCTTTGGCTGTAGTCTCCTTTCTCTTTATCGTATCCATCATAGCCATACTGTCAGTGAAATGCTACAGATGGAGACACGAGCAAATGTTTTACAAATCCAATGGGAATCTCCCAGTTATTCCGTATTACCCGCCCCTTTACGCAGACGTGGGAGGCACAGGAACTCTGAGACAGGTGTATAATTACGATGTGTGTGGAACGACTGACTCCAGAAAGAGTGATATGAAATACGTCAGACCTTACAGTCAGAGCATCATTAGTCTGGACGGAACACAGACACTCCCCCACGCGCAGAGGGACACGCTGATCAATGACGATTCAGACAGTCAGGTGAGCATGAAAAATCGTCTCTCATAACCTCAGAATAATTATGACGTCACCGTTTTTGGTGTCATGACCTTATACTGATACTACCTTATTCTTATTTTAACATTAACTATCGTTATTTTGCAAGTGTTGCCTATGTTTTCTTTTGTCCAACACTGAAAGGTGTTTCCTGTTGCCCTTTACTTCTGACTGATTTGTGATTTCACACCATGCGTAATGGCCCAATTGTAACCATCAGCTATATACTTTAAGCCAAATAACCATCAGTTGATGTGTTGTGCTTTACAGCTCATTTATAAAGGAAATGATCATTGTCATCATACCTTGCGTATAGTGTGTTTTACTGCAAGATATTGGCGTTTGGATATGCTTAGGTTTTACGCATGGTTGGAGAGCACAAGCGTTTTCAATATTCTGTGTGTAGTTTACACGTATGAACTCAGAGGGCCGCTGTTGGTCAGTGTGTTGCAGTTTTAGAGCAGATTTGCAGCAGTACCTCCCCCACCATCTCGATatattagagagagaaagagccgcATGCAGAGCGCACAGTCCGGGTTACAGAGAACACTAAGCACAGAGACACCGTACTGAGATTCTTTTGTTCTGGATTTTGGGCACATCTTCTTTACATTTCTTCCACTGAAACAAATGGAATATTACAGATTTCTTAACGGATTATAACGTGAGGTGTTTTATATCCCAGAGAAAATGTCTGACAGAACAATGACACGGCAAGTACTGTTGTTTATCTCGGTCCTCTCTCTCAGTTCAGTGCACGGGCAGGTCAGTTACTCCATTCCCGAGGAAATGGCGAAAGGCTCTTTAGTCGGTAACATGGCGCAGGATTTAGGTTTAGATATCAAAAGACTGAAATCAGGTAAAGCTCGTATTTATACTGGAGACAGCGCAGAATACATCGAGCTGAATAAAGAAAGGGGAGTTCTCCTCATCAAAGAGAGAATAGACCGTGAAGCGCTTTGTGAACAGACGACGCCTTGTGCACTGCATTTCCAAATTACTTTAGAAAACCCGATGGAATTATACCCGGTAACTGTAGAAATTACAGATATAAACGACAACGCTCCCACTTTTCAAAAGACTGAGCGACGATTGGAAATCAGCGAGTCAGCTGTGACTGGATCAAAATTTATGTTAGAGAAAGCAGTGGATCAAGACATTGATTTAAATGGCCTCCAAAGTTACTCTCTGAAACACGCTGATCATTTTGTTCTGAAATTGCATAGTCAGGCAGACGGGAGTAAAAAGGTTGAGATGGTTTTACAGAAACCTCTAGACCGAGAGAAACAGGAGCATATGTCTCTGTTGTTAACTGCTTTGGATGGAGGTGAGCCTCTGCTGTCAGGGACAATGCAGATACACGTCACAGTGTTGGACGCAAACGACAATGCGCCCGTTTTTACCAAACCAGTGTATAAGGCAACAATAAGTGAGAATTCACAAAAAGGAACGTTTGTCACGACAGTTAGTGCGTCTGATGCAGATAAAGGCACGAATGGAGAAGTGTCTTACGTGATTGCAAATAGCATGAACCGTCTTTCAACGTTATTCCACATAAATGAAGATGGTAATTTGATATTAGATGGCCAAGTTGATTATGAAAAAGCCAGAAGTTATCAGATTGATATAGAAGCCATAGATAATGGTGGTCTCTCGGACTCAAGTAAAATAATAATTGATGTTAGTGACGTAAATGACAATAGTCCTCTAATCAATTTTATTTCCAAATCCGGTATAATACAAGAGGATTCCCGTCCTAACACAGTAATAGCTATGATGAGCGTAAACGACCCTGATTCTGAGAGTAATGGTAAAGTTAACTGTGGCATAAATGAGAACATCCCTTTCACCATTAAATCTACATCTAATGGATTCTATAGTCTAGTAACTGATAGTGGCTTGGACCGAGAGAGAGCCTCTGAATATAACATCAGTGTGATGTGCTCTGATGAGGGAgtgccctctctctccagcagcgTCACTCTCACCTTACAGATATCAGATGTGAATGACAACGCGCCTGTCTTTGAGAGGAGCTCATATGAGGCCTACATTATAGAAAACAACACACCGGGCCTCTCTATATTCACAGTGAAAGCCAGAGACGCTGACTGGAACCAGAATGCCCGTGTTTCTTACATACTGGAGGACTCCTCGGTTAACGGAGTGCCCGTCTCATCATATGTGTCCGTTAGTGCTGATAGTGGAGTCGTCCATTCAGTGCGCTCTTTTGACTACGAGCAGATCAAGGATTTCCAGTTCAGCGTAAAAGCGCAGGATGGAGGCTCTCCTCCACTCAGTAGCAATGTGACTGTGAAAATAATGATCCAGGACCAGAATGACAACGGGCCTCAGGTTCTGTACCCAGTCCAGACTAGCAGCTCTCTGGTGGCTGAAATGGTGCCTCGTTCAGCAGATGTGGGCTATCTTGTCACTAAAGTGGTGGCTGTTGATGTGGACTCTGGACAGAATGCCTGGCTCTCGTATAAACTGCAGAAAGCGACAGACAGAGCGCTGTTTGAAGTGGGCTTACAGAATGGAGAAATAAGAACTATACGTCAAGTAACTGATAAAGATGCGGTGAAACAAAGGGTCACTGTTGTAGTGGAGGACAACGGACAGCCCTCTCGTTCAGCTACAGTCAATGTTAACGTGGCGGTGGCGGACAGCTTCCCTGAAGTGCTCTCGGAGTTCACTGACTTTACGCACGACAAGGAGTACAATGACAACCTGACTTTTTACTTAGTCTTGGCTTTGGCTGTAGTCTCATTTCTGTTCATCACATGTTTAGTGGTTATTATATCAGTGAAAATATACAGATGGAGACAGTCTCGCGTCCTCTATCATTCCAATCTCCCGGTTATTCCGTATTATCCACCGCGTTACGCAGACACTTTGGGGACAGGAACTCTACAGCACGTGTACAATTACGAGGTGTGCAGGACGACTGACTCCAGAAAGAGTGACTGTAAGTTCGTCAGACCCTGTAGTCAGAACGTACTGATAATGGACCCCAGTTCTACAGGGACGATGCAGCGGATGCAGAGCGAAAATAACATCCTGGATGAATCAGACTCGACATTAGAGGTTTGTTATATTTGAATCATTAATTTTCTCCTAAAAATATATTTGTATGGGTAGTGCATTTAACTGTGTAACATTGAGTCTTTAAATTTGGAAACTTTCCATGTTCAGAAATTCGAAACCTTTTTCCAATTTGGTCAATTCAGCACCGCTGACATGGTCAGCGGCTTTTTCACAGAGGACATGTAACGGAATGCAGGGTGAATCATCGTTGTCAAGATCATGATGACTTTTTGCATAAATTCATAAGTCTATATCAGTATTTGCATATTTGTATGGAAAGCACACTACCATACATCACATTTTAGAAATGTGTGTTCTGTcgtgatgtaggctatattaaggCAACATGTGTCTTGTTTGAGATTACCTGTCAACATCCTGTGGCATCTACGTTTACAATTTTCCTAGATGTGTTGATATATCTTATGTTGGGTATGGCATGTTAGAGCTAATATTTTTCCTTTGGAGACTTAAACCTTCCCAAATATGTTGGAATGTGTTTATTTTTGAAGTATCTGTTGTTCAGTAGATTGAACTCAGAGGGACGCTGTCGGTCAGTGTGTTGCAGTTTTAGAGCAGATTTGCAGCAGTACCTCCCCCATCATCTCGGTgtattagagagagaaagagccgcATGCAGAGAACACAGTCCGGGTTACAGAGAACACTAAGCACCGAGACTTCTTTGTTCCGTGGGTACGGATTATTGACAGAACATTTTTAAAATTTTCTGTATATAAATTTGACAGAATTTAGCAAATTACTGAACGGATTCTATGGTGTTTGTTGTGTCATGGCGCAGGGGAAAATGTCGGGCAGAACAATGACACGGCAAGTACTGTTGTTTATCTCGGTCCTCTCTCTCAGTTCAGCGCACGGGCAGGTCAGTTACTCCATTCCCGAGGAAATGGCGAAAGGCTCTTTAGTTGGTAACATATCGCAGGATTTGGGTTTAGATATCAAACGATTGAAATCAAGTAAAGCTCGAATACACGTTGGAAATAGCGCAGAATACATCGAGTTGGATAAAGACAGGGGAGTTCTCCTTATCAAAGAGACAATAGACCGTGAAGCGCTATGCAGACAGTCAACGCCTTGCGCACTGCATTTTCAAATTATT from Salvelinus fontinalis isolate EN_2023a chromosome 29, ASM2944872v1, whole genome shotgun sequence encodes:
- the LOC129827758 gene encoding protocadherin beta-16-like isoform X20, giving the protein MSDRTMTRQVLLFISVLSLSSVHGQVSYSIPEEMAKGSLVGNIAQDLGLDINRLKSGKARIYTGDSAEYIELNKERGVLLIKDRIDREALCGQTTPCALHFQIILENPMEFYTITVEITDVNDNNPSFEKSDVQFKISESAVSGAKFILDGAMDQDVGINGLQRYTLKPADNFALELHNQADGNKNVEMVLKKPLDREKVEQISLILTAVDGGEPPLSGTMQILITVLDANDNPPVFTQHIYKATVTEHSPKGTLVTSVSASDADHGSNSKVTYSVRNTLDDVREMFDVNEDNGEIRLIGNIDYEKTRRFQISLRASDDGGLTDSCKVIVEVVDTNDNKPNINIMSKSNVISEDAKAGTVVTMMNIQDPDSGDNGRVQCSINENIPFAMKSTSNNFFTVVTDSDLDRERAPEYNISVTCSDEGVPSLSSSVTLTLQISDVNDNAPVFERSSYEAYIIENNTPGLSIFTVKARDADWNQNARVSYILEESSVNGVPVSSYVSVSADSGIVHSVRSFDYEQIKDFQFSVKAQDGGSPPLSSNVTVKIMIQDQNDNAPQVLYPVQTSSSLVAEMVPRSADVGYLVTKVVAVDVDSGQNAWLSYKLQKGTDRALFEVGLQNGEIRTIRQVNDKDAVKQRLTVVVEDNGQSSRSATVNVNVVVADSFPEVLSEFTDFTHDKDYNDNLTFYLVLALAVVSFLFITCLVVIISVKIYRWRQSRVLYHSNLPVIPYYPPRYADTLGTGTLQHVYNYEVCRTTDSRKSDCKFVRPCSQNVLIMDPSSTGTMQRMQSEQNILDEPDSPLEQKPPNADWRFTQGQRPGPSGAGGPPEMAMGTGPWPNPPTEAEQLQALMAAANEVSEATATLGPGTMGLSTRYSPQFTLQHVPDYRQNVYIPGSTATLTSNPQQQQQMAAQQQALQAQPSEASAQPEPPKAAQTPASKKKSTKKEKK
- the LOC129827758 gene encoding protocadherin gamma-A11-like isoform X25, producing the protein MAEKMSDRTMTRQVLLFISVLSLSSVHGQISYSIPEEMAKGSLVGNIAQDLGLDIKRLISGKARIFTGDSAEYIELNKERGVLLIKARIDREALCGMTTPCALHFQIILENPMEFFRVTVEITDVNDNAPSFKKTEKRFEISESAVIGATFMLEIAIDPDVDLNGLQSYTLKPIDHFHLKQKNQPDGSKKVEMVLQQPLDREKQEQLSLVLTAIDGGEPQRSGTVQIHVTVLDINDNAPVFTQEIYKATVVENSPKGALLATVSASDADKGSNSMVSYSLSSSTDLFELDSESGEFRLIGHIDYEKAKYYQMFIEAMDEGGLSDSSKIIIDVIDVNDNSPIIIIMSKSSSIAEDSISNTVITMISVNDPDSESNGQVHCGINENIPFTIKSISNAFYSLVTDSDLDRERASEYNISVTCSDEGVPSLSSSVTLTLQISDVNDNAPVFERSSYEAYIIENNTPGLSIFTVKARDADWNQNARVSYILEDSSVNGVPVSSYVSVSADSGVVHSVRSFDYEQIRDFQIRVKAQDGGSPPLSSNVTVKIMIQDQNDNAPQVLYPVQTSSSLVAEMVPRSADVGYLVTKVVAVDVDSGQNAWLSYKLQKATDRALFEVGSQNGEIRTIRQVTDKDAVKQRLTVVVEDNGQPSRSATVNVNVAVADSFPEVLSEFTDFTHDVEYNDNLTFYLILALAVVSFLFIVSIIAILSVKCYRWRHEQMFYKSNGNLPVIPYYPPLYADVGGTGTLRQVYNYDVCGTTDSRKSDMKYVRPYSQSIISLDGTQTLPHAQRDTLINDDSDSQQKPPNADWRFTQGQRPGPSGAGGPPEMAMGTGPWPNPPTEAEQLQALMAAANEVSEATATLGPGTMGLSTRYSPQFTLQHVPDYRQNVYIPGSTATLTSNPQQQQQMAAQQQALQAQPSEASAQPEPPKAAQTPASKKKSTKKEKK